A part of Antechinus flavipes isolate AdamAnt ecotype Samford, QLD, Australia chromosome 6, AdamAnt_v2, whole genome shotgun sequence genomic DNA contains:
- the LOC127540706 gene encoding ubiquinol-cytochrome-c reductase complex assembly factor 3, whose product MGSLRKALKVAVALGSGGGLGLFLFLLVTPGEQRTRELLKEIPEGTKTKMLLLDTLREATETHENVAWRKDWNRRESGRAA is encoded by the exons ATGGGGTCGCTGCGCAAGGCGCTGAAGGTGGCGGTGGCGCTGGGCTCGGGCGGAGGCTTAGGACTCTTTCTCTTCTTGCTGGTGACTCCGGGGGAGCAGCGGACACGGGAGTTGCTCAAG GAAATCCCGGAGGGGACCAAGACTAAGATGCTGTTGCTGGACACGCTGCGGGAGGCCACCGAGACGCACGAGAACGTGGCCTGGAGGAAGGACTGGAACCGACGGGAGAGCGGCCGGGCGGCCTGA
- the LRRN4CL gene encoding LOW QUALITY PROTEIN: LRRN4 C-terminal-like protein (The sequence of the model RefSeq protein was modified relative to this genomic sequence to represent the inferred CDS: inserted 1 base in 1 codon): MLSSASFLQFLTVVFFLLHLAWSFSSKEYEEEEEEEEEKKIPPPNSNLCDYDRCRHLQVPCRELQGPSGTDCLCLALSSAHQPPDPPRLGEVHVWIDQGRAAVHWCAPSSPVDKYWLELWEGGALVRTGPPVLYNTSVRRAELEGLKPGGTYTXCVIASNDAGTSYVPRGAGAEGVPLPTTFPLFGPCRHLSIPPNPQTLVHVAVGMGIVLVCISFAALLWHFCLRDRWGCPRRPKGPAASRVGEEFLCPSPRHQEDRDGGEGVSPAESCQEDGPSFVEGGSSP; this comes from the exons ATGCTGAGTTCAGCCTCTTTCCTGCAGTTTTTgactgttgttttctttttattacaccTGGCTTGGTCTTTCTCTTCAAAGGAgtatgaagaagaggaggaggaggaggaggaaaagaagatccCCCCTCCTAATAGTAATCTCTGTGATTATGACCGATGCAGACATCTGCAGGTGCCCTGTAGAGAACTCCAGGGTCCCAGTGGCACCGATTGCCTCTGCCTGGCTCTCTCCAGCGCCCACCAACCTCCAGATCCTCCCCGGCTGGGAGAAGTGCACGTCTGGATAGACCAGGGCCGGGCAGCGGTCCACTGGTGTGCTCCTTCTTCCCCCGTGGACAAATACTGGCTTGAGCTCTGGGAAGGAGGGGCCCTCGTTCGAACGGGCCCCCCGGTTCTGTACAACACCAGCGTGCGGAGGGCGGAACTGGAAGGACTGAAGCCTGGAGGAACTTACA TCTGCGTGATTGCCTCAAACGATGCCGGGACAAGTTATGTTCCGCGGGGGGCTGGGGCAGAGGGGGTTCCCCTGCCCACCACCTTCCCACTTTTTGGGCCCTGTCGCCATCTTTCCATTCCCCCTAACCCCCAAACCCTGGTCCATGTCGCAGTGGGGATGGGGATAGTGCTGGTCTGCATAAGCTTTGCTGCCTTGCTGTGGCATTTCTGTCTCAGGGACCGCTGGGGCTGCCCCCGCCGGCCCAAAGGCCCAGCTGCTTCCAGAGTCGGGGAGGAATTCTTGTGTCCCAGCCCCAGGCATCAGGAagacagagatgggggagagggagttTCTCCTGCAGAGAGCTGCCAAGAAGATGGCCCTAGTTTCGTGGAAGGCGGGAGCTCTCCTTAG
- the CSKMT gene encoding LOW QUALITY PROTEIN: citrate synthase-lysine N-methyltransferase CSKMT, mitochondrial (The sequence of the model RefSeq protein was modified relative to this genomic sequence to represent the inferred CDS: deleted 2 bases in 1 codon) — MALLHRLLQEVTRAKRSWAGRDLGVGNAGGPGGVPSAHPTTALSRPCAGSLAGSCLSDPRLWDRLHAQALPGRPPNFDWFFGYEEVQGLLLPLLQKGAPQGPAVAPLRVLDVGCGTSDLCPGLYTKCPLPLTVLGVDFSPVAVHRMKRLLEGHGDHPGLRPAHPDSQLRFLQADARDLGSVCPSGSFQLVLDKGTWDAVARGGQEGAEQLLSECLRVLAPQGTLVQFSDEDPDVRLPCLERGAGSRLVKIHELGPFKGLTYFAYLVQAAQ; from the exons ATGGCGCTACTGCACAGACTTCTCCAGGAGGTGACCAGGGCGAAGCGCTCCTGGGCCGGTAGGGATTTGGGGGTAGGGAATGCGGGGGGGCCAGGGGGGGTGCCCAGTGCACACCCT ACGACTGCCCTGTCCCGACCCTGTGCAGGCTCCCTGGCCGGCAGCTGCCTGTCGGATCCCAGGCTCTGGGACCGGCTCCACGCCCAGGCGTTGCCCGGAAGGCCCCCTAACTTCGACTGGTTTTTTGGCTACGAAGAGGTTCAGGGGCTTCTCTTGCCGCTGCTGCAGAAAGGGGCTCCCCAGGGGCCAGCGGTGGCCCCCCTCAGGGTGCTGGACGTGGGCTGTGGAACCTCGGATTTGTGCCCTGGACTCTACACCAAGTGCCCCCTGCCCTTGACCGTGCTAGGGGTGGACTTTTCTCCAGTGGCTGTGCACCGCATGAAGCGCTTGCTGGAAGGGCACGGAGACCACCCTGGGCTGCGCCCGGCGCACCCCGATTCCCAGCTGCGGTTCCTGCAGGCTGACGCCCGAGACCTGGGCTCTGTCTGCCCTTCTGGGTCCTTCCAACTGGTGCTAGACAAGGGCACCTGGGATGCTGTGGCCAGGGGTGGCCAAGAGGGGGCAGAGCAGCTGCTGTCCGAGTGTCTGCGGGTGCTTGCCCCCCAGGGCACCCTGGTGCAGTTCTCCGATGAGGACCCCGATGTCCGTTTGCCCTGCTTGGAGCGGGGAGCTGGCAGCAGACTGGTGAAAATACATGAACTGGGGCCCTTCAAGGGGCTCACTTACTTTGCTTACTTGGTCCAGGCCGCTCAATAA
- the LOC127540705 gene encoding LBH domain-containing protein 1-like isoform X1, whose amino-acid sequence MAFLPRSSEEEEEVSWPSNSPGSPWKPESPNQVKNLWDEQDVQVSSQKPRPPSITVEATDTNEVESGELRWPPEDLLLSDSEEEEEAFFQDQDEESGWAWCPLDPRSSLRTLNPGSDWEQEEEEETWEESETSWISGAEKEAVQAAPAAETGAAAAAPGGRGGGGRGAHHSPSSQEARVEYPSQHHPVWEEAEETFATDQACPEGEGCHGGGSSPEARQDH is encoded by the exons ATGGCCTTCCTGCCTAGAAGcagcgaggaggaggaggaagtttCTTGGCCCAGCAACAGTCCAGGTTCTCCCTGGAAACCAGAGTCTCCAAATCAGGTCAAGAACTTGTGGGATGAGCAGGACGTTCAG GTTTCTTCTCAAAAGCCCCGGCCGCCCTCCATCACCGTGGAAGCCACCGATACAAATGAGGTGGAAAGTGGGGAGCTCAGGTGGCCTCCTGAGGATTTGCTCTTATCCGAcagtgaagaggaagaggaagcctTTTTCCAGGACCAGGATGAAGAGTCAG GCTGGGCTTGGTGCCCCCTAGATCCCAGGTCGTCTCTAAGAACCCTCAATCCTGGATCTGACtgggagcaggaggaagaggaagaaaccTGGGAGGAGAGTGAAACTTCCTGGATTTCTG GAGCTGAAAAAGAAGCTGTTCAAGCGGCGCCGGCTGCTGAGACgggagcggcggcggcggcaccAGGTGGTCGGGGCGGTGGTGGACGAGGGGCTCATCACTCGCCATCATCTCAAGAAGCGCGC GTCGAGTACCCGAGCCAACATCACCCTGTCTGGGAAGAAGCGGAGGAAACTTTTGCAACAGATCAGGCATGCCCAGAAGGAGAAGGCTGCCATGGAGG TGGAAGCTCCCCCGAAGCCAGGCAGGACCACTGA
- the LOC127540705 gene encoding uncharacterized protein C11orf98-like isoform X2 yields the protein MGAPGGKINRPRTELKKKLFKRRRLLRRERRRRHQVVGAVVDEGLITRHHLKKRASSTRANITLSGKKRRKLLQQIRHAQKEKAAMEVEAPPKPGRTTEAQPRRQKKRKAGVIQDVEMEDLEAGS from the exons ATGGGGGCTCCCGGGGGGAAGATCAACCGGCCGCGGACG GAGCTGAAAAAGAAGCTGTTCAAGCGGCGCCGGCTGCTGAGACgggagcggcggcggcggcaccAGGTGGTCGGGGCGGTGGTGGACGAGGGGCTCATCACTCGCCATCATCTCAAGAAGCGCGC GTCGAGTACCCGAGCCAACATCACCCTGTCTGGGAAGAAGCGGAGGAAACTTTTGCAACAGATCAGGCATGCCCAGAAGGAGAAGGCTGCCATGGAGG TGGAAGCTCCCCCGAAGCCAGGCAGGACCACTGAGGCGCAGCCCAGAcggcagaagaaaaggaaagctgGAGTTATCCAGGATGTGGAGATGGAAGACCTGGAAGCTGGCAGCTGA
- the UBXN1 gene encoding UBX domain-containing protein 1 produces the protein MAERTALESLIEMGFPRGRAEKALALTGNQGIEAAMDWLMEHEDDPDVDEPPASPLGHSLGHEPPSYGGGSPEGPGSAQVEEKPPLSEEEKREQTKRMLELVAQKQKERGEREQREAVERERQRRRQGQELSAARQRLQEDEMRRAAEERRREKAEETAARQRVREKIERDKVERAKKFGGTGSQVTSPATEPGPVPSSPSQEPPTKREYDQCRIQVRLPDGTSLTQTFKAREQLAAVRLYVELHRGEELGGGQDPVQLLSGFPRRAFSEADMERPLQELGLVPSAVLIVAKKCAS, from the exons ATGGCGGAGCGGACGGCTCTGGAGAGCCTCATCGAGATGGGCTTCCCGCGGGGGCGCGC GGAGAAGGCTCTGGCTCTCACGGGGAACCAGGGCATCGAGGCTGCGATGGACTG GTTGATGGAACATGAAGATGACCCGGATGTGGATGAGCCCCCAGCTTCCCCCCTGGGACACTCCTTGGGGCATGAACCCCCGTCCTATGGGGGAGGCAGCCCTGAAG GGCCTGGGTCAGCCCAGGTGGAGGAGAAGCCACCTCTGAGTGAAGAGGAGAAGCGGGAGCAGACCAAGAG GATGTTGGAGTTGGTAGCCCAGAAACAAAAGGAACGGGGAGAAAGAGAGCAGCGGGAGGCGGTGGAGCGCGAGAGGCAGCGTAGACGGCAGGGCCAGGAGCTGTCGGCCGCCCGGCAGCGGCTACAGGAGGATGAGATGCGCCGGGCAGCCGAGGAGCGGAGGCGGGAGAAGGCCGAAGAGACAGCAGCCAG ACAGCGAGTCCGGGAGAAGATTGAGAGGGATAAAGTAGAGAGAGCCAAGAAG TTTGGTGGCACTGGATCACAAGTGACCTCCCCTGCAACAGAGCCAGGCCCCGTTCCTTCTTCTCCCAGTCAGGAGCCTCCCACCAAGCGAGAGTACGATCAGTGCCGAATACAG GTTCGGCTGCCTGACGGCACCTCCCTGACACAGACATTCAAGGCCAGAGAGCAGCTGGCGGCAGTGAGACTCTACGTGGAGCTACATCGAGGGGAGGAACTGGGGGGTGGGCAGGACCCTGTACAGCTGCTCAGTGGCTTCCCCCGGCGGGCCTTTTCTGAAGCCGATATGGAGAGACCACTGCAGGAGCTGG GACTTGTGCCTTCTGCTGTCCTCATTGTAGCCAAGAAGTGTGCCAGCTGA